In Silene latifolia isolate original U9 population chromosome X, ASM4854445v1, whole genome shotgun sequence, the following proteins share a genomic window:
- the LOC141623845 gene encoding thioredoxin H2-like, giving the protein MGGNLSRVNDGRTHVSNATAIPSAYNKSSADRWSALPESRAPRPSCAIYPPSYSNVPDYKVPRPFETAVSTADNINRVTAFHSAARWQEYFEASKHSNKLMVIYFTAAWCGPCKYMEPTIKELSANYRDVEIAKIDVDELFNVSREFGVQTMPTFMFIRRGKQIDKVVGANKDDLQRKIEKHRV; this is encoded by the exons ATGGGAGGAAACTTGTCTCGTGTTAATGATGGAAGAACACATGTTAGCAATGCAACTGCAATTCCCAGTGCTTATAATAAATCTTCTGCTGATCGTTGGTCTGCCCTGCCTGAAAGCAGGGCACCTCGTCCTTCTTGTGCCATATATCCTCCTAGTTACAGTAATGTTCCTGATTATAAGGTCCCTAGGCCTTTTGAAACCGCTGTGTCAACTGCCGACAACATCAACCGTGTCACCGCCTTCCACTCTGCTGCTCGTTGGCAGGAATATTTTGAGGCCTCCAAGCATTCCAACAAATTG ATGGTGATATACTTCACGGCAGCATGGTGCGGACCATGCAAGTACATGGAGCCAACCATCAAGGAGCTATCCGCAAATTATAGAGACGTTGAGATAGCCAAGATTGATGTGGATGAGTTATTT AACGTTTCGCGTGAGTTCGGAGTACAGACAATGCCAACATTCATGTTCATCAGGAGAGGAAAACAGATTGATAAGGTTGTTGGGGCAAACAAGGATGATCTTCAAAGGAAGATTGAGAAACACAGAGtctaa